A single region of the Musa acuminata AAA Group cultivar baxijiao chromosome BXJ1-11, Cavendish_Baxijiao_AAA, whole genome shotgun sequence genome encodes:
- the LOC108951774 gene encoding uncharacterized protein LOC108951774 → MRELRMGNAEEAAMERQMIRRAVEDCPRLAQDEKERIDKVARFVARDGDLTETILLRLLKITKNQRRWGFISPDHPHHGYYLRRKISEQCRAIRPPRHMVITARER, encoded by the exons ATGAGAGAGCTGCGGATGGGGAACGCGGAGGAGGCGGCGATGGAGCGGCAGATGATCCGGCGGGCGGTGGAGGACTGCCCGCGGCTGGCGCAGGACGAGAAGGAGCGGATCGACAAGGTGGCTCGGTTCGTGGCCAGGGACGGCGACCTGACCGAGACCATCCTCCTGAGGCTGCTCAAGATCACCAAGAACCAACGCCGCTGGGGGTTCATCTCGCCGGACCACCCCCACCACGGCTACTACCTGCGGCGCAAGATCTCGGAGCAGTGCCGGGCCATCCGGCCTCCCCG GCATATGGTGATCACTGCAAGAGAGAGATGA
- the LOC135584728 gene encoding uncharacterized protein LOC135584728, giving the protein MATRRKPTSKPSEIPPEVRSVEAKPPHPDPLAPPKFGLIIPVAAAFFLSFFYLVFVKYQIEPDLRRSIAINAAMSFGAFVLAVRMIPVAARYVLRRNLYGFDINKKGTPQGTIKVPESLGIVIGIVYLVIAILFQHFNFTSDSNWLVEYNAALASICFMILLGFVDDVLDVPWRAKLVLPSFAALPLLMAYAGHTTIIIPKPLIQYVGAAVLDLGWIYKLYMGMLAVFCTNSINIHAGLNGLEAGQTVVISAAVLIHNVMQIGASTDPEYQQAHAFSIYLVLPLLTTSLALLSYNWYPSSVFVGDTYTYFAGMALAVVGILGHYSETLLLFFLPQVLNFLYSCPQLFKIIPCPRHRLPRFDPQTGLLTGTKDGTLVNLFLRLFGRCTEQMLCIRLLIFQALSCLLCFWLRHVLAGWYK; this is encoded by the exons ATGGCGACTCGCCGGAAGCCGACCTCGAAACCCTCGGAGATCCCGCCGGAGGTGCGGTCCGTGGAGGCGAAGCCCCCGCATCCGGATCCTCTGGCCCCTCCGAAGTTTGGTCTCATCATCCCCGTCGCTGCCGCgttcttcctctctttcttctaCCTCGTATTCGTCAAGTACCAGATCGAGCCCGACCTGCGCCGATCCATCGCTATCAACGCCGCTATGAGCTTCGGCGCCTTCGTCTTGGCCGTCCGGATGATCCCCGTGGCGGCACGCTACGTGTTGCGACGCAATCTCTACGGGTTCGACATCAACAAGAAGGGCACACCGCAGGGCACCATCAAAGT GCCTGAATCTTTGGGTATTGTTATTGGAATTGTCTACTTGGTTATTGCTATACTGTTTCAGCATTTCAACTTCACTTCAGACTCCAAT TGGCTCGTCGAATACAATGCGGCACTAGCATCTATCTGCTTCATGATTCTTCTAGGATTTGTGGATGATGTTCTTGATGTCCCATGGAGAGC aAAATTGGTGCTGCCCTCATTTGCAGCTCTTCCCTTGTTGATGGCATATGCTGGGCATACTACCATCATCATACCGAAGCCCCTCATTCAATATGTTGGAGCAGCTGTTCTGGATTTAG GTTGGATATACAAGCTATATATGGGTATGTTAGCTGTTTTTTGCACAAACTCCATCAACATACATGCTGGTTTAAATGGCCTGGAAGCTGGGCAGACTGTTGTAATTTCAGCCGCG GTCTTAATTCATAATGTCATGCAAATTGGTGCATCTACAGACCCGGAATATCAGCAGGCTCATGCATTTTCTATTTACCTTGTCCTTCCTCTGCTGACCACTTCATTGGCTTTACTTTCATACAATTG GTATCCTTCATCAGTCTTTGTTGGCGATACCTACACTTACTTTGCTGGAATGGCTTTGGCTGTAGTTGGAATTCTTGGCCATTACAG CGAGACACTTCTGCTTTTCTTCTTGCCTCAAGTTTTGAATTTTCTTTATTCATGCCCTCAG CTTTTTAAGATAATTCCTTGTCCACGGCATCGCCTACCAAG ATTTGATCCTCAAACAGGACTCTTGACGGGGACAAAGGATGGGACCCTTGTAAACCTATTCCTTAGATTGTTTGGTCGGTGCACAGAACAGATGCTATGCATCAGGCTTCTCATTTTCCAG GCTTTGTCATGCCTCTTGTGTTTCTGGCTGAGGCATGTTCTTGCTGGATGGTACAAGTGA